In the Triticum aestivum cultivar Chinese Spring chromosome 2B, IWGSC CS RefSeq v2.1, whole genome shotgun sequence genome, GTGTGGCATCCCAGAGACTACCTaagaagatactccctccgttcttaaatatttgtctttttagagatttcaacaataACTACATATGAAgtcaaatgagtgaatctacactctaaaatatgtctatatacatcaatatatggtagtccatttgaaatctctaaaaagacaaatatttaggaatggagggagtagttaccAACACTCCTATGTCAGGTGAAGAAGGCATTGCTCTGGACGGCTCAAAAGAGATGAACATGAGGACGGCAGGAGGTCGGAGAAGATGATGTTGGCCATTCATCTTGCATCGGACGGCTCAAAACAGATCGACTGACAAACATTTTTTCTTTTCAGTCGACACTTACACCTAGCCACGTCCTTGCCAATTAAATGAGCGGGAGGGGCACCGCACCCGCAGAAAGGGATTCAACAGAAAATTAGTTACGTACTACGCTCTGACTTACGAAGGCTCCACTACGTACTAGAGTAGATGATACTccttctgtttctaaatataagtctttgtagagatttcacagatatatctagatgcattttagagtataaattcactcattttactccgtatgaaatctctccaaagacttatatttaggaagagAGAGAATAAAAGGTAGGAGTATGTACGtacgctgcatgcatgcatgcatgcatatccaTGTGCCGCGTGGAACCTACGTATGTACGAGAAGGACGCGATCGAGCACCAGCTAATGCAAAGTGGATCACCAACCGAATAACAAATGACGACGACGTGGATCAAATCGTTGATCGATGCGTGCAGTGGACTCTGAAATCAACCGAGTTTTAATTCGCCATCTGAAATTTCGGCGCGCCAAACGCAAATTGGTCTGTCTCTAATTGCGTTGATCATCGATGACCGATCAATGCAGATGCCTATATAAGCCAGCCATGCGTGGCCTGTTCcatccatcgatccatccatccatccatcgctATTTACTTCCCACAGGCAAGTAGTGGAGTTCGATTCAGGGGTTCAGCCATGGCAGCTCCGAGAGCACTCGTCCTCGGCGTCCTGCTGCTGATCGCCGTCTCCAACACCGAGGCGGCGTCCGTCGTCGTCGGCATGGCCAAGTGCGCCGACTGCACCAGGAAGAACATGAAGGCCGAGGAAGCCTTCAAGGGTAAGCGCTGATGTGCTACTCCATTGTGTGGCATTGCTGGGTTGACGCTTATCACCATTGTTCTGCCATGAACGTACCCCAGGTCTTCAGGTGGCGATCAAGTGCAAGAGCGTCCACGGCGACTACGAGAGCAAGGCGGTGGGTGCCCTCGACCGCACCGGCGCCTTCAGCGTGCCCCTGGCCGCCGACCTCCACGGTGCCGACTGCGTCGCTCAGCTCCACAGCGCTGCCTCCAACATGCCGTGCCTCGGCCAGGAGCCATCCAAGATCGCGCCGGTGTCCGAGGGCACCACCTTCGGCGTTGTCGCCGGCGCCAAGACCAACGTGTTGGCATCGCCAGAGTGTGCGTCGGCGACCCTGCTCGGGCCGATCAAGAAGCACATCATCGAGCACTTCCACCACAAGAAGCCCGTGCCACCGAAGCCGGAGCCCAAGCCCCAGCCCCACCCAGACTACGGCCCGGTACCCAAGCCTGAGCCGAAGCCGCAGCCCCACCCGGACTACCACCCCATCCCTCCCACGcccacctacggcggcggcggcggtggcggtggatacCACGGACACCACTAACTCCGATCTGCCACCGTCCGGCCCAACACTGAAATTTCATCACCGGGTTCAGTGAGTGATCGAGGTCGTTGCTTTGGTCTTCTGCCATTCGCTGCCCCGTTCTAGTATCTGCACTGCAGAGTTGAGAGTTCAGAATAAACTTTGTGAGGAACACATGCATGGATTAGTGTGCTTCGATTGCTTTTTTATGATTGTAATTTCGGTGTGTGCTTTGTATAAGAAGTTATTGTGGATCAAGTAATTTAATCAAGTCCATTTGTGTCAGTGAAATTACTGCAGATGTTGGCTTCTTCTGGCTTGATCTCGTTCTGCTGTGTGCTGCCTGCTTTTACTTCATGTTTTGTCTAATGATTTAGGCTTGCTTtatgtttttctttttcattttttagtCAGAATTGTGTGATGGCTTCTTTAATGGAAAAATGTTTTGCCATGGTGCAGTTGTTTAAAACAATCATTACTCTTAGCTACTATTCAGATCTGTGGATTGAAACTCAAGTGCGATTCAGGCAAGTGTGCAAATGGATCTGTCATGGACAACCCATGGCATTCATGTCAAAAACAAAATTGCAGCTACCAGGGATCATGCATTCATATATACTGCCCGTTCTATTTGGACTTCTTTCAGCCTAAGCAGGAGGGGAACTGGGCCATGGTCCAGTCCAGCTCAAGTACATAAGGGTGCATATTTGGCTTGAATTGTTGAAGACCACCAAACAATCAATACCACTTGGGCATGAGagtgatgc is a window encoding:
- the LOC123040311 gene encoding proline-rich protein 4-like; this encodes MAAPRALVLGVLLLIAVSNTEAASVVVGMAKCADCTRKNMKAEEAFKGLQVAIKCKSVHGDYESKAVGALDRTGAFSVPLAADLHGADCVAQLHSAASNMPCLGQEPSKIAPVSEGTTFGVVAGAKTNVLASPECASATLLGPIKKHIIEHFHHKKPVPPKPEPKPQPHPDYGPVPKPEPKPQPHPDYHPIPPTPTYGGGGGGGGYHGHH